A window of Helicobacter macacae MIT 99-5501 genomic DNA:
TTTGTGGCTACAAATGCTACTATTGCTTTGATAAGCCAAGACACAGATTTATATATAGATTCTATTCACAAGTGAGTTTAAGGAGTTTTTGTGGTTGATTATGGGATAAAATTTTGGTCAAATGATGATTTCATCATCGAAGATGGACTTGTCAAAGTAAATCATCAAAGCAAACCCTCGCTTTTAGAGATAGTCCAAGAAGTGCGCGCACAAGGATATAAAGGTCCTTTGCTAGTGCGATTCCCACACCTCATAGACAAGCAGATAAGAGAGCTTTTTGGTGCGTTTAAAAACGCGATAAAAGAGTATTCTTACAAGGGCAAGTTCAAAGCAGTTTTTCCTCTCAAAGTCAATCAAATGCCAAACTTTATCCTACCTCTTGTGGATTGTGCTCAAGGTAGGTGCTATGGGCTAGAGGCTGGCTCAAAGTCCGAGCTTATCATCGCTATGGCTTATACAAATGAGGATTGTCCTATCACGGTAAATGGCTTCAAAGACAAGGAGATGACTTCGCTAGGGTTTATCGCTGCTAAGATGGGGCACAATATCACGCTTACTATTGAGGGACTAAATGAGCTAAACTCCATAATCGAAGTGGCAAAAGAAATGGGCGAGCCATATCCAAATATCGGGCTTAGAATCCGCCTGCATAGCACAGGCACAGGAGTGTGGGGCAAGTCAGGCGGCATAAATGCGAAGTTTGGGCTTACTTCTACGGAGTTGCTAGAAGCAATCAAACTACTTGAGCAATCAAATCTTTTAACACAATTTAGTATGATTCACTTCCATATAGGTAGCCAAATAAGCGATATTTCCCCGCTAAAAAAAGCCATAAGGGAAGTGGGAAATATCTATGCGGAGCTACGAAAGATGGGGGCAAAAAACCTCACTTGTGTAAATATCGGTGGTGGGCTAGCCGTAGAATACACCCAGCACGATGGCGCAAACAATCGCAACTACACGCTAAGCGAATTTAGCGGAGATGTCGTGTTTTCGCTAAAAGAGATTGTCAAAAACAAGCAAGAAAAAGAGCCAGATATTTTCATAGAATCAGGACGATTTGTCAGCGCAAATCACGCCGTGCTAGTCGCGCCCGTGTTAGAGCTATTTAGCCAAGAGTATGATGAGAAAGCCCTAAGACTAAAAGAAAAAAACCCACCGCTTATTGCTGAAATGCTAGATTTATACCGAAGTATGAGTGAGAAAAATGCCATAGAATATCTCCACGATAGTCTTGACCATATGGAGTCGCTACTTACGCTTTTTGACTTGGGGTATATCGATTTGACAGACCGCTCAAACACGGAAGTTCTAGTTCATCTAATCATCAAAAAAGTCATCAAACTTCTAAAGCACAAAAATCACAATGAAATCATTAGAATCCAAGAGCAAGTCCAAGAGCGTTATTTGCTAAATTGTAGTTTTTTCCAGAGTTTGCCTGATTATTGGGGGCTTGGGCAAAATTTCCCCGTAATGCCACTAGATAGGCTAAATCGCCGTCCTACTCGTGGTGCTAGCCTATGGGATATTACTTGCGATAGCGATGGAGAAATCGCCTTTGACGCAAAAAAGCCACTTTATCTACACGATGTCGATGTAACGCGTGAGGAGTATTTTTTGGGATTTTTCCTTGTGGGTGCTTATCAAGAAGTGCTAGGAATGCGGCACAATCTTTTCACTCACCCCACAGAGTTTAGCGTGGTGTTTGATGAGGATTTAAACAAAGGCTATGAAATCCAAAATCTACTTGAAGCACAAAATGTGCTTGATGTGCTTGATGATTTGGACTATGACACCAAAGAAATTGAGCGGATACTAAAACAGAGAATCGATGAAGCAAAAATCAGTGATGAGGACAAAAAAGAAGTGCTAGGACAGCTCTATGTGATGCTAAGTGAAAATGGCTACTTGCGAACTATCAAAAATACCGATGAAAATGATGAATAAAGCAAGCACTAGCAAAAGAAAAGCTCCTCTACCTAAGGAATAAAATGCCACACAAAAAAACCACCAAAGCTACCCAAACACTTAAAGATATGCCAAATGCACAAGATGCGCAAGGTGGGCAAAATCCACAAGACACACAAAATCCGCAAGGCGAGGATATGACGCCCTCTCCCCTCCAAGCAGGATTTTGGGAAATCATTAGAGAGGATTTTGCCACACCCGAAATCAAAGACCCCGCACTAAAAAACCCTATCGAATTGTTTTTTAATTACCCGGGTGTTGTGGCATTGTTTCACTATCGATTTGCGCATTTCCTCCACACAAGAGATTGGAAGATTTTAGCTCGTATCATTATGGGCTTTGCTCAATTCCTCACAAATATTGACATTCACCCCGCCGCTCGTATCGGCAGGAGAGTGTTTATCGACCACGGCATAGGCGTAGTCATAGGCGAGACTGCTATCATTGGCGATGAAGTAACGATTTATCAAGGGGTAAGCTTAGGAGGAGTAAGCCTAAAGCGCACCAAGCGACACCCCACACTAGAATCAGGCGTAGTAGTAGGAGCAGGCGCAAAAGTGCTAGGCGATATAACCATAGGGGCAAACGCTAAAATCGGGGCAAATTCTGTCGTGGTAAAAGATGTGCCAAAGGGATGCACAGCAGTGGGGATACCTGCTAGGATTTTGACACCACAGAGCAAGGCAGATGAGGGGGCAAGCGATAGTTTCACAGATGAAGCGCAACACAAGGCAAAACCTAGCACGGATTTTGGTGAGATTTTGGAGCAAAATAACGATACACGAACAAAACTGCCCGATGTCAGCAAAAGCGCGTTTTTATACCTGCTAGAGCGAATCGAAATCTTAGAGCAAGAAAAAGCATTGCGCGAAGCGCAAAAAGAAAATGGCGATAGCTTCGCAGGAAAAGACTGCGAGGAAGCACTAGAGGAGCTACAACAAATGCGCGAAAAACTAGAGAAACGATATGAAAAATATATCGCGGCTTTTAGAGACTAGAAATATTTTGGATTTTATTGTGATAGATTTTGATAAAAACGAGGATTATCAAGGTATTTAAAAGTGCAAAAACGCCAAAAACTACAAAATCTAATAAACAAAGGAGTAAAAATGAGCAAGAATCATTTCGCACAAGAAATCCAAAAAACACAAGAAAATCCAAAAAATACAAGAAAATCCAAAAACCAAATAAAGATTTTTGTAAAGTCTTTTGCACAAAATGTGAGAGATGATTTTGCAAATGTCATAAAAGCAAAAATAGCTGTTGTGTCGCTTTTGGCGGGGCTTTTATCTCTTAGTGTAGCTTACACACAAGGCACAGCGCAAAATTTGGCACAAAATCCCAAAAGCGATTTTAAGCGATATGAGCTAAAAGAGGGTAGAGATTTTGTTGTGCTAAAAGAGCCACTGCCAAATGCACAAAACTCCGTGATAGAGATTTTTAGCTATGCCTGCCCGTTTTGCTATCGGTATTCCAAAATCTTGCCTAAAGTCATTGAGTCTTTGCCAAAAAATGTCGAGTTTAAGCCCTATCATTTAGAAAAAATGGGGGATTATGGCAAGGTGGCTTCCCAAGTTTTTGCAGTATTGCTAGATAAGGACAAAAAGTCAAATATCACTACCAAAGATAGCAAATCTGCCTTTCTCAAAGCGCAAAATGCCTACTTCAGCGAATACAACATAAAAAAAGAGCGGTGGGGGCAGGGCAAAAATCTTCAAGCATTTTTGCACACAGGGCTAGATGCAGCAGGAGTAAAGATAGAGGAGTTTTATGCAGCATTGCAAGAAAGTGGCGTGCAAGAGATTTTGCGCTCTTGGGAGGCGGGCTATGAGGTTGCTATCATTCAAGGTGTGCCAGCATTTGTGGTAAATGGTAAATATTTGATTTATACCAAGTCTATCGCTTCGCTAAAAGATTTGGAATACAAAATAGATGAGCTTCTAAAAAAGTAGCAAAATATAGCAACGCAAACAACACAAAAGCACAAAAATGACGCAAAATCCACAAAAGCAGCTTATTTCACAAAAGCTAGCATATTTTTGGTGGGCTTGCGCACTTTGTTGCTTTGCTTTGGTTGGAATCTCACATTTATTTTTCCAAAATTATTTGTTTATGCGCCCTTGTGAGCAGTGCGTATATATCCGCTATGCTTTTGTTACTCTTGGACTTGGTGGGGCGATTTTAGGATTTGGATTTCAAGTCCAAAAAAAGCAAAATCTAGCAAGTGGTATGTTTTTCATAGTTGGGGTTTTAGCCAATATTTTAGGCTTTTTGGTGGCGTTTTATGGAAGCATTCGTGGGATTATTTATAGTGCTTTTTTGCTAAAGGTTCATCGTGCGCTAAATTCAAGCGTGTTTAGTGATTCTAGTGAATTTGTAGAATCTAGCGAAGAGATTGAAGAAGTTATTTTTGGCTTGCAGGGGTGCTCTATGAAGCCTAGATTTGATTTTGGCTTGCCTTTAGATGAGTGGCTACCAAGTGTTTTTGCTCCCACAGGCGATTGCGGGCAAGACTTTGCTTTGCCACCTAGTGATATGGTTTTAGCCCCATTGCGTGAGTATTTTATCGAGGCATATTCGCAAGGGTGGTATCTGCTCCCAAGTGTGAAATTTGGCACTATGGCAGAGTGCTGTTTGCTAGCTTTTGGCATTGGATTTATTTTGCTTAGTGTTGGTTTTGTGTGCTATGTTCGTAGTGTTGTGCCATTTTTGTGTGCTAGATTTTGCGCTTTGGCACAAAAATATGCTAAAATCAGCTGAATTTTGAATTTGCAAAAATCGCTCAAACAAAACTTTAAGGAGTAGAAAATGAAAATACTTGTCGTGCAAGGACCAAATCTAAACCTGCTAGGACACCGAGACCCTAGAATCTATGGACCACTCACACTAGAGCAAATCCACGAAAATATGCGCACTTTTGCCAAGCAAAACAACTTTGAGCTAGACTTTTTCCAAAGCAACTTTGAGGGCGAAATCATCGACAAACTTCAAGAATGCGTAGGTGGCGAATATAGCGGAGTGCTTATCAACCCCGCTGCTTATGCACACACTTCCATAGGCATAGCTGATGCGATAATGTCTTGTGGTGTGCCTGTGGTGGAGGTGCATATCAGCAATATTTTTGCTAGAGAGGATTATCGCAAGGTAAGTTATAGTGGTGGAGTTTGTGCAGGTGTGATAACAGGCTTTGGCGCGTATGGCTATCATATCGGGCTTATAGCACTTGGGCAGATAATAAGCGAGCTAGAGGCTTTCAAAGCAAGCCAAGAAGCTCAAGCCAAAAATGCCCAAAACCAAAATAACTAGCCAAAATCTATGACGAGCCAAAAGCGTTCTAAATTCTCACACTTCATTACCCAAGATGAAAGTGCGCAGTATTTTGAGGTGGGGTATAGCTGTGATAATGCGATTTTGCTGTGTCTAGGAGATGAGCGCGTATTTATCACAGATGCGCGCTATACCACAGAAGCAAGCGAAAATCTATCTAGTGGCGTAGAGCTAGTCCAAAGTAATAACTTGCTAGAATCTGCCATAAACATTCTTTCAAAATCTGCCATAAAATCCCTTAGCTTTGATAGCACACAGCTTAGCGTAAGTGCGTTTGAGAAGCTAAAATCCACCCTCCAAATCGAGCTAAAACCTACTCCAAACTTTCATCAAATGCTACGAATCTGCAAAAGCGAGCAAGAAATCTCTCTCATCAAAGAATCCCAGCGACTAAACAAAGAGGCTTATAAAAGATTTGCCAAAATCATAGATGAAATATGTAGCGACAAAAATAGTGCGTATCAAAAAGTGTTTTTAGATGATAGCCACTCTTTAAGCGAAAAAGAGCTTTTTGCCATAGCCAAAGTAGTGCTAGAAAACGGCGGGAAGTATGATTTGAGCTTTTGCCCCATACTAGCGATAAACCAAAACGCCGCTAAGCCTCACGCTCTGCCAAGTGATAAAAAACTGCAAAATGGAGATTTGCTTTTGTTTGACGCAGGAATCAAGTATAAACGATATTGTTCAGATATGACGCGCACGACTAGAATTAACTTTGAGTGCGAGGATTTTGCACGCGATAATTTTGAGTGTGGGAACTTTGGGTGCAAAAATGGTAGCAAGCAAGAATCTAGCGAGGCAAAATCTAGTGGCACACATTTTGACAAATCACAAACATTTGCCAACAAAGAGCTACAAAAAATCTATGATACCGTGCTAAAAGCACAAGAAAACTGCATAAAAAACTTACGCGCAGGAATGAGCGGAAAGCAAATAGACGCACTCGCACGAGGAGTAATAGAAAAGGCTGGATTTGGCAAGTATTTTTCACACAGCACAGGACACGGCATAGGGCTTGACATACACGAGCAGCCTTTCATCTCTGCACGAAGTGAGACTATCATAGAGGATAATATGGTGTTTTCTATCGAGCCCGGAATCTATATCCCACAGCACTATGGCGTGCGGATAGAGGATTTGGTAGTAGTGCGAGGTGGCAAGGCAGAAGTTTTATGATTTTTGCGCTTAAATCTAAAATCTTTCAAAAATCCCTAAAAAAGCCATAAAAATCTGCGGGATTTAAAATCAAAAAAATATCACAAAAATATAACGCAAAATCGTGCGGTAGCTTTAGTGCTGATTTTGCTTTAAGTATTATTGATTCAATCTATGTTTTTTAGTGATTTTGCTTGGCTAAGTAGTAGGAGTTTGGATTCTTTTAGGCTCTGTATTTGGGCTTGCAAAATCACCTCTTTTTGCTCATAAAAATCGTTTATCGCTTCACTTAGGCTAAAAAGCGTGGTTTTATAAAGCGCGTTTGTAAGCAATAGCTTATCTTGAAATGCAAGAAAATGTAGCCCCTGATTTAGGCATTCGCGCACATTTTCTAGGCTTAAGTGAAATGGCTCAAACTCACTTGGATTTTCCAGGTGCTTTTTTAGTGCGTAAGTCATTTTGTTATCAAGGCTTTCTAGAGTAAATTCTATGGTGTTTTGATACTCTAAGATTAGGATATTTTTTAGACTAGCTAGCTCGACTTCAAGCCTGCTAAGTGCCCTCTCCTGCAGTAGTGCATACTCCCTCACAAAAGAATCTAGCAGTGAATTGATAGATTTTGCAGATTCTGCGTAGCTTGTAGAGAGTGTAGAATTTGCAGAATTTGCATTTGTAGGATTTGTAGAACCTAGTGCATTGCTTGATAGATTTTGCACTACATTTTGCCCTAAGTTTTGGTAAATATCCTCATAAGCACAAAGCCTAGATTTCCACTCCTCTAGCATAGCGATAAACTCACGCTCTTGTGTGATGAGAAACTCTCTAAAATCTTGCCCAAAATCACTTATCATAAAGCCTATTTTCCGTAAATCTCGCAAGTAAGTGTTTTCGCTTTTTGTTAGCTCACTTTTTAGCGTGTCTTTTGGAAGCATTGTGATAGTTTTTTCTTGTGTGGTTGATTTTTTTAGCCCTAGTGCGTTTTTGCGCGTGGTGTGGTAAGGGATTTGTCGGCTTTCTTGGGCGTTGAAAATGTATTGTGCGAGGCTATCAAGTTTGGCATTTAGCTGTGGGAAAAGCGTGTCAAACTTCATACTTAGCCCGCTTTGATTAGCATTAAACCTCACAAATGCTGCTTTTGTTTTTAGGGATTGTGCGAGTGATAGCCTTAAGCGCAGGCTTTTATGCACCCTAAATGCCTCACTTATTAGCAAAGATTTTAGCGAGCGCAAAATCTTTTTGGTTTTTATCTGTGTGCTTTTTGTTCGTAGCTCTTTTTGGATAAAATCTAGGACAGCTTGGATATTTGAGCTTTCCCAAAGCGCGTTTTTTGGACTACCATTTGGACTATTTTTTGAGCTATCGCTTTTGTAAGAATCTAGTGCTTGCTTTGCAGAAATAGGGATAATCTCGGCAAAAAACCCGCTAAATGCGCTATTTGCATAGGCTAGACTTGTGCTAATTTCTTGGCTATCTTTTAGCCTATCTTTTTGGTTTAGGATACATAGGCTTTTGGCAGAGTATTGCTTTAGGTGTTCTTGCAATATGTCTTTTTCACTTTGCTTACCGACATTGTCGATGAGGGAAAGCCAAATGATACCATCGACTTCGCGCAAAATCGCATTGGTCGTATCCGTGTCGATTTGATTTTGGGAGTTAAACCCCGGGGTGTCTAAAAATGTAATGTTTTTTAGTAGTTCTATGGGGGCTTGTAGCTTGAAGTGCGAAATCGTGGCGTTTTCTATACTATCGACTTGGTGGAGATATGCTAGAGGTTTTAGCTTTATGCTAGAATCTTTGTAATGCACTTCTATAAGCAGATTTTGAAGCAAGTTTTTAGGCAAATTTTGAGATGAGTTTTTAGGTGGATTTTGCGATAAATTTTGCAAAATATTTTGTGAAGCATTTTGCAGATGATTTGTATCTTGTGGATTGTTTTGGCTTATGGCAGTGCCCAAATTCTCTCCATAAGAGATTTCACATACTTTCGCAGTAACAGGCGTAACACCACTAGGGAGAATCTCGCCCCCCAAAAGCGCGTTTATAAAGCTACTTTTGCCACTTGAGAATTGCCCCACAATAGCGATTTTTAGATGAGAGATTTGCTCTTTTGAGCGCGTTTCTAGCTCTAGATTTTGCAATACTTTTTCTTGCGCACAATCTTTTTGTGTGCTAGCCCCACTCAAAAATCGACTTTGATTTAGTGCGTATCTTGTGTTATTTATAGCCTGCTGCAATGGATTGTTTGCATTTGCCTTTAGGCATTCTTGGATAAATGATTCTAGCAAAGAATCTAGCGCATTTTGGGATTGTATCTCACTCATTGCAATGCCTTTATGATAATCTCTAATTCATTTTGAATGTCTTTTAGGGCTTTATCTTTATTTGCACAAGCTGATTTTAGGCTCTCTATGTCGGTGTTTTTTATCGCTTCTAGGCTTTTGGCAATCGTTTCCTCAATCAAAGCTACTTTAGCTTTGGTAGCCTTTAGACTTGCTTCCAAAATCTCCTCAAACTCGCTTAAAAATGCGGATTTTATCGCTGCATTGTTTTCTAAAATAATCTCACTAAGACTTGCAAATCCACTTTTAAGCGCACTATCTAGCGCATTTCTAAAATCCACTTCCAAAGTAGATTTTGAAGCGGATTTATAAGAGCTAATCACAGCATAGACACTAGAGATAAGAGTAGATTTGATATGAGATAAATGCTCTTTTGCATTTAAAGAAAACAAATCGCTAGAATCAAATTTGGGCTTTTGCTTAGATTCTACCCTAGATTTTATCGTAGAATCTGCACTATAATCCGCAGAATCTACACCACTTTTAGAATCCACAAGCAGTGTTTGTGCACTCATAAAATCTATCATTTGGATACTTGCTTTTAGGCTAGCGATTTTTTGGGCACTCTTGTAGCGATATTCGCGAAGCAAATCCGCACTTATATCATCGATACCTACTTCTAGTAGCTGGCTTACGCGCTCTTTTTTTGGCACACTGCCACGAGAGATTTCATAGAGCATATCATCATACACTAGGCTATTTAGTCGGTTTTTGTGCATATTTAGATTTGTTGTTATGATTTTTTGTAGTCCTGCTAGGTAGGATTCTAGCTCACTGCCAAGTGCGCTAAACTCGGCTTTTTGCGCTTCATAGCCCTGCATTATGGCTTCTTGTTTTGCTTTTGTGTCTTTTATGACGGATTCTAGCTCATCTTTTGAAGCGTAGCTTAAGCACAGCTCTATACCGACTTTTTCAATCTCCTCTTTGACAATCCCACCCACAGCCCTATAAGCACGATACAAAATATCTCGTTGCTTTTGGCTATTTTCACCTAGAAGCGCGTTGTCTAAGTAGTCTTGGACGGCTAGGATTCCTGTTTTTTCTTTGTCATAGCCTTTTGCGCTGGCTTGGGCTATGATTTGGGCGTTGTTGCTTGTGTAGCCTAGTGCGAAGTAGCTTGATATGGGGATAAAATCTATGCGAGATAAAAGCGCGTCTATATCGCCATCAAAGCGCGCTTTTGTAAGCTCTTTTGCTAGTGAAGCGCGGGTATAATATAGGCTAGATTCTAGCTCTTTTGGGCTTAGCAAATCAGCCCTACTTAGCACAACCAAAAGTCTAGCGACATTTGAGCGCAAAAGGCACTCCAAGATAAAATCCATATCCACTTCAGTAGCCGCACAGCTCGCATTCATAATGTGTATAAGCAAATCACAATGAGTGATAAATTCTCGTGTGATTTTTTCTCTAGCGCGTATAGGGTCATCTAGTCCCGGTGTATCGACTATCTCTACGCCATTGCTAGATTTGCTAGAATCAGCATCTAAGCGTTTGTTTTGTAAAAATGGTAGTGCGATAAAAAGCTCGACTTTTTTGATGAGGTTGCAATATTTTGTAGAGCTATTTGCCGAAGTATAATCACGCAATTCTCCCAAATCTATATCTTTGCTTCCTTGCTCCAAAAGGGATTCTAGCTCATTGCCAAAAGCCTCTTTTGTAGATTTTACAAATTCGCTCATATTTTTATCACTCAAATCATTTTCAAACCCTCCCCACTCCTGCTTACTCCAAAAATGAACCCTTGCAAAATCTTTTGTGCTATTCCCCTCTTTTTTATCTGCATTTTCAAAAATCGGGCGCAAAATACTAAGATTTGCCGTCTCTGGAATCGTGCTAGTGCCCAAAATCTCTCTACCCAAAAGCGCGTTTAGAAAGGTGCTTTTACCCGCACTTAGCACGCCTGTGATACCGATAGAAAATGATTGATTAGCACTTTTTTGTTGGATTTGAGATAGGGCGGTGGGGTTAGAAATACCGATAGTATTTAGCTGCTTTATGAGAGAATCTAGCTCATTTTGCAGGGCTTTTAGATTTAGTGTTTTTGCTGGACTTTGTGTCGCTTCTTTGGTGGCGTTGTTTTGCTCTTTGGCAAAGTTTTCAAAAAGTGCTAGAAGTGTGCGAGTGTGGGTAGTGCTTAAAAGATTTGCGCTATTTAGTCGCAAAAAATGCGGGGCAAGTGCCACTAATCGCACAGCACTTAGCTCAAATAAAATGTGCTTTTGGGTGGCTTGCAATGTGTCAAAATCTAGCTCAAAATCTCTCTTAAAATCAGTTTCTTGCCAAAAATTTTGAATAAGATTTATAAAAATCTTGCTTTGGCAAAATGTATCAAAATTATCAGTATTTGCACTTAGGATAATGGCTAATTCTTGCGCGTTTTGGGTGATTTGTATGGATTTTGCGCTGTGGTTTGTGCTGTTTTGGCTACTTGGATAAAAAACAGCACAAAAATCCTGCCATAATTTTTCTCTTTGTTTGCTTTGCTTGCTAGAGGGACTAATATCTGTGGGCTTACTAGCAGAAATACTAGAGTGTGTATGAGAATGTGTGGGCTGCTTATGTGGCATTTATCTAGCCTTTTTGTTTTGCTATGTGTTGCTTACTTTTGCGCTAAAATTTGTGATTGTAGCATATTTAGTTTGTGTAGGCATTTGTTTTGCAAAAATTGTGCGATATTTTAAAAAGAACAGTTTTTCTAGGAATATTTTGTCAAGTGTCGCCTTGCAAAGAGGGTTTTTAAGATTTTATCGTGTTATAATTTTACACAAATCAGTCCCATAAAATCAAAACCTTAAAAATAGGATTTTACAATGACAGAGATTGACAAGCAAAGCCTGCAAAATGCCAAAAGGCTTTTTGAAAGCGCGGATATAGACAAAATCGAAGTAGGCACAACACAAGGGCTTAAAGCGATTCACAAATACCTTTTTGATGGCTTATATGACTTTGCAGGAAAAATAAGAGTGCAAAATATCTCAAAAGGCAATTTTCGCTTTGCAAATGCACTTTATCTAAAAGAAGTGCTAAAAGTCATAGATACGATGAGTGAGAGAGATTTTGAAAGCATTATCACTAAGTATGTGGAGATGAATATCGCCCATCCGTTTATGGAGGGCAATGGCAGGGCTACTAGAATCTGGCTTGATATGATTTTTAGGAAAAATTTGGGTGTCGTGGTGGCGTGGCAAAATATCGACAAGCATAAATACTTACAAGCTATGGAGCGAAGCCCCGTGAATGATTTGGAGCTAAAATCTTTGATTTACCCAAACTTAAGTGCAAATATCAATGATATAGAATCGATTTTCAAAGGCATAGAGCAATCGTATTTTTATGAAAGCAATGATTAGCACCGACTTACAAAATACCAAAAATACACTTTTAAGCAAAACGCTATCAAAAAATCGCTAGAATCTCGTTTTTATTTTTTGTGTAAAATTAAGCGTCTATATTGTCGCTAAGCAAGATTGCACAAATCCCAAACTTCAGCTATTCCTAAAAAGGCAATCACAATATAAAGCACGCAACCAAGCACAAATCAAGCAAAATCACAAAAATCAAAGGAAGCAAAATGCAAACCCCACAAAATCTACAAAAACAAAATCTACTCTATGAGGGCAAAGGCAAAAAGCTCTATGCCACACAAGATGCAAATCTCATCATCGCAGAGTTTAAAGACGACTTAACGGCATTTAACGCGCTCAAAAAAAGCACGCAAGAGGGCAAAGGCTCGCTAAATTGCCTTATTAGTTCTGCGATTTTTGAGATTTTGGCAAAAAATGGTGTTGCTAGCCATTTTGTCGCTAGGCTAGATGAGAGCAATATGCTTTGCAAAAAAGTTTCTATCATTCCGCTTGAAGTAGTCGTGCGAAATATCGCCACAGGCTCGCTTAGCAAGCGACTTGGCATAGAAGATGGCAAAGTGCTACCCTTTAGCCTTGTGGAGTTTTATTACAAAGATGATTTACTAGGCGACCCACTTGTAAATGACGAGCACTGCGAGCTACTAGGAATCATAAAAGACAAAAACGATTTGGAGATTTTGCGACAAAAGGCTTTGGAAGTAAATAAGATTTTGCGTTCATTTTTTGATGAGAGAGGGGTAAATCTTGTGGATTTCAAGCTAGAATTTGGACGAGAAGCGCAAGGTGGCACAGGAGAGATTTTGCTAGCTGATGAGATTTCCCCTGATAGCTGCAGGCTATGGGATAAGGCGACAAATAAAAAACTTGACAAAGATAGATTCCGCCAAGATTTGGGCAATCTAAAAGAGGCTTATGAGGAAATCCTAAAGCGCATTCAAGGCTAGCAAAAACTTAAAAACAAATCCGCAAATCTAACTTCAAGGAATGACAATGAAAGCAAAGGTAACTATCTACCTAAAAGAGGGCGTGCTAGACCCTCAAGCAAAAGCAATCCACAACGCCATAAAATCCTTTAATATTGATGAAATAAAACAAGTCAGCATAGCAAAGCAAATAACGCTAGATTTTGGCTCTTGTGATAAAGACAGCGCACAAAATCTAGCCCAAAAAATTGCCAAAGATTTGCTAGCAAATCCTGTGATTGAGGATTATGCGATAGAAATGCTAAAATAGAATCAAAAAGAGGATAGAAATGGTAGCAATAGCGCGTTTTGCTGGGACAAATTGCGAATTTGATATGCAATATGTGTATGAAAAGATTTTGGGTGTGCCCTGCAAGATTGT
This region includes:
- the speA gene encoding arginine decarboxylase, with the protein product MVDYGIKFWSNDDFIIEDGLVKVNHQSKPSLLEIVQEVRAQGYKGPLLVRFPHLIDKQIRELFGAFKNAIKEYSYKGKFKAVFPLKVNQMPNFILPLVDCAQGRCYGLEAGSKSELIIAMAYTNEDCPITVNGFKDKEMTSLGFIAAKMGHNITLTIEGLNELNSIIEVAKEMGEPYPNIGLRIRLHSTGTGVWGKSGGINAKFGLTSTELLEAIKLLEQSNLLTQFSMIHFHIGSQISDISPLKKAIREVGNIYAELRKMGAKNLTCVNIGGGLAVEYTQHDGANNRNYTLSEFSGDVVFSLKEIVKNKQEKEPDIFIESGRFVSANHAVLVAPVLELFSQEYDEKALRLKEKNPPLIAEMLDLYRSMSEKNAIEYLHDSLDHMESLLTLFDLGYIDLTDRSNTEVLVHLIIKKVIKLLKHKNHNEIIRIQEQVQERYLLNCSFFQSLPDYWGLGQNFPVMPLDRLNRRPTRGASLWDITCDSDGEIAFDAKKPLYLHDVDVTREEYFLGFFLVGAYQEVLGMRHNLFTHPTEFSVVFDEDLNKGYEIQNLLEAQNVLDVLDDLDYDTKEIERILKQRIDEAKISDEDKKEVLGQLYVMLSENGYLRTIKNTDENDE
- the cysE gene encoding serine O-acetyltransferase, which gives rise to MTPSPLQAGFWEIIREDFATPEIKDPALKNPIELFFNYPGVVALFHYRFAHFLHTRDWKILARIIMGFAQFLTNIDIHPAARIGRRVFIDHGIGVVIGETAIIGDEVTIYQGVSLGGVSLKRTKRHPTLESGVVVGAGAKVLGDITIGANAKIGANSVVVKDVPKGCTAVGIPARILTPQSKADEGASDSFTDEAQHKAKPSTDFGEILEQNNDTRTKLPDVSKSAFLYLLERIEILEQEKALREAQKENGDSFAGKDCEEALEELQQMREKLEKRYEKYIAAFRD
- a CDS encoding thiol:disulfide interchange protein DsbA/DsbL, producing the protein MSKNHFAQEIQKTQENPKNTRKSKNQIKIFVKSFAQNVRDDFANVIKAKIAVVSLLAGLLSLSVAYTQGTAQNLAQNPKSDFKRYELKEGRDFVVLKEPLPNAQNSVIEIFSYACPFCYRYSKILPKVIESLPKNVEFKPYHLEKMGDYGKVASQVFAVLLDKDKKSNITTKDSKSAFLKAQNAYFSEYNIKKERWGQGKNLQAFLHTGLDAAGVKIEEFYAALQESGVQEILRSWEAGYEVAIIQGVPAFVVNGKYLIYTKSIASLKDLEYKIDELLKK
- a CDS encoding disulfide bond formation protein B is translated as MTQNPQKQLISQKLAYFWWACALCCFALVGISHLFFQNYLFMRPCEQCVYIRYAFVTLGLGGAILGFGFQVQKKQNLASGMFFIVGVLANILGFLVAFYGSIRGIIYSAFLLKVHRALNSSVFSDSSEFVESSEEIEEVIFGLQGCSMKPRFDFGLPLDEWLPSVFAPTGDCGQDFALPPSDMVLAPLREYFIEAYSQGWYLLPSVKFGTMAECCLLAFGIGFILLSVGFVCYVRSVVPFLCARFCALAQKYAKIS
- the aroQ gene encoding type II 3-dehydroquinate dehydratase — encoded protein: MKILVVQGPNLNLLGHRDPRIYGPLTLEQIHENMRTFAKQNNFELDFFQSNFEGEIIDKLQECVGGEYSGVLINPAAYAHTSIGIADAIMSCGVPVVEVHISNIFAREDYRKVSYSGGVCAGVITGFGAYGYHIGLIALGQIISELEAFKASQEAQAKNAQNQNN
- a CDS encoding M24 family metallopeptidase, translating into MTSQKRSKFSHFITQDESAQYFEVGYSCDNAILLCLGDERVFITDARYTTEASENLSSGVELVQSNNLLESAINILSKSAIKSLSFDSTQLSVSAFEKLKSTLQIELKPTPNFHQMLRICKSEQEISLIKESQRLNKEAYKRFAKIIDEICSDKNSAYQKVFLDDSHSLSEKELFAIAKVVLENGGKYDLSFCPILAINQNAAKPHALPSDKKLQNGDLLLFDAGIKYKRYCSDMTRTTRINFECEDFARDNFECGNFGCKNGSKQESSEAKSSGTHFDKSQTFANKELQKIYDTVLKAQENCIKNLRAGMSGKQIDALARGVIEKAGFGKYFSHSTGHGIGLDIHEQPFISARSETIIEDNMVFSIEPGIYIPQHYGVRIEDLVVVRGGKAEVL